Proteins co-encoded in one uncultured Methanomethylovorans sp. genomic window:
- a CDS encoding SUMF1/EgtB/PvdO family nonheme iron enzyme → MESAIKITRETEFYQGYIRFKMAVTNESPYAVNEVTLDFVYDDELLRVDRYEPVYVEKKGKIHLGSIDGGKSKSIAVYFDPQMCSKGTDIECNVAYKDYKGKRYIVQMEPKEISVVCPILKTVSDINAGRLKEIIERLPNRDSRACEVLSGFDINKLISISQEVIEKRNVQHVRTLRTKDNNNCEIWYYGKTKVTNDDIVIMISILAGRHIVELFAATQTAETLTGLLAEVGREIKDSIESTISGKNTVINISIRGSKIDRSNLLDLCNMEGTCDVNVVIEGSNLDRTSFGISNDDYKRSFHQEKEHKFEEDRLKKEREADKKREEAERTHVKEKEATSRKILVTAVSTQKTITPTESNSAWKSYVIVFIVVIAGIMIFGTLFGDKPLSPSTLSSSNVSKSTATVDKTDAVTSMQGNLETYTNSIGMEFVLIPAGEFMMGSTDGYDNEKPVQKITIGQSYYLGKYEVTQEQWGEVMGDTPSYYKGDNCPMESVSWGDVQEFVKKLNAKEGTGSYRLPSEAEWEYACRAGTTTRYSFGDSDSKLGDYAWYNDNSGDKTHPVGQKKPNPWGLYDMNGNVWELVQDNWHADHEGAPGNGSAWEDGSSFSQVGRGGCWSNDARSCRSAVRSCFGPGSSVSFNYVGFRLLREV, encoded by the coding sequence ATGGAGTCAGCCATCAAAATAACTCGAGAAACCGAATTCTACCAGGGTTATATTCGTTTTAAGATGGCTGTTACTAATGAAAGTCCTTATGCAGTAAACGAAGTTACTCTTGATTTTGTCTATGATGATGAGCTTCTGCGTGTGGATAGATATGAGCCTGTATATGTAGAAAAGAAAGGTAAGATCCATTTAGGCAGTATCGATGGTGGTAAGTCCAAATCCATTGCTGTATACTTTGATCCTCAAATGTGTTCCAAAGGCACTGATATTGAGTGTAATGTAGCTTATAAAGATTACAAAGGCAAACGATACATAGTTCAAATGGAACCAAAGGAAATCAGTGTCGTCTGTCCTATTCTTAAAACTGTTTCTGATATCAATGCAGGTAGACTTAAGGAGATTATTGAGAGGCTTCCTAACAGGGATAGTCGTGCATGTGAGGTACTTAGTGGTTTTGATATAAATAAGCTGATAAGTATTTCTCAAGAGGTTATAGAGAAACGCAATGTACAGCACGTGCGTACCCTGCGTACAAAGGATAATAACAACTGCGAAATATGGTACTATGGCAAGACAAAAGTCACAAATGATGATATTGTGATCATGATCTCTATTCTTGCCGGACGGCATATCGTTGAGCTCTTTGCAGCTACTCAGACCGCTGAAACACTGACAGGTTTACTTGCTGAGGTCGGAAGAGAAATCAAAGATTCAATCGAATCGACTATTAGTGGTAAAAACACAGTTATCAATATTAGTATAAGAGGATCGAAAATTGATCGTAGCAACCTGCTTGATTTATGTAATATGGAAGGAACTTGTGATGTCAATGTTGTTATTGAGGGCAGCAATCTAGACCGTACCAGTTTTGGTATATCAAATGATGACTACAAAAGATCTTTTCATCAAGAGAAGGAACACAAGTTTGAAGAAGACAGGTTAAAGAAAGAAAGGGAAGCTGATAAAAAAAGAGAAGAAGCGGAAAGAACACATGTTAAAGAAAAAGAAGCTACTTCAAGAAAAATATTGGTAACAGCTGTTTCTACACAAAAGACAATCACTCCAACTGAGTCCAATTCTGCTTGGAAATCGTATGTTATTGTGTTTATTGTGGTAATTGCAGGTATCATGATTTTTGGAACACTATTCGGAGATAAGCCCCTCAGTCCCTCTACGCTGTCTTCTTCTAATGTTTCCAAATCCACTGCAACTGTAGATAAAACGGATGCTGTTACTAGTATGCAGGGGAATTTGGAAACCTATACCAATTCTATTGGCATGGAGTTCGTGTTGATTCCTGCGGGAGAGTTTATGATGGGTTCTACTGACGGATATGATAATGAAAAACCTGTTCAGAAAATAACAATTGGGCAATCCTACTATCTTGGCAAGTATGAAGTGACACAGGAGCAGTGGGGTGAGGTGATGGGCGACACCCCATCGTATTACAAAGGTGACAATTGTCCTATGGAAAGTGTTTCCTGGGGCGATGTTCAGGAGTTTGTCAAGAAGCTGAATGCAAAGGAGGGTACTGGCAGTTACCGCCTGCCATCGGAGGCTGAGTGGGAGTATGCCTGCAGGGCAGGCACGACCACTAGGTATTCCTTTGGGGATAGTGACTCAAAGCTGGGAGATTATGCTTGGTATAATGACAATTCAGGAGACAAAACCCATCCGGTAGGTCAAAAGAAGCCGAATCCCTGGGGATTGTATGACATGAATGGCAATGTATGGGAATTGGTGCAGGACAATTGGCATGCTGATCATGAGGGTGCTCCGGGTAATGGTAGTGCTTGGGAAGATGGAAGTAGCTTCTCCCAGGTCGGCCGTGGCGGCTGCTGGAGCAATGATGCCAGAAGCTGCCGGTCGGCGGTTCGCAGCTGCTTTGGCCCGGGCTCCAGCGTAAGCTTCAACTATGTTGGTTTTCGCCTTCTTAGGGAAGTGTAG